A single genomic interval of Feifania hominis harbors:
- a CDS encoding pro-sigmaK processing inhibitor BofA family protein gives MPIDTTSTLAIIIGASVAFLFFLVFLKPLRKCVKFLLNSAVGVALLFVLHALGGTLPISAMTLLGSALLGLPGIALLLLLRLIFHV, from the coding sequence ATGCCCATAGACACCACGAGCACGCTCGCGATCATCATCGGGGCGTCGGTTGCGTTTCTGTTTTTTCTGGTCTTTTTAAAGCCGCTACGCAAATGTGTGAAGTTTCTTCTCAACAGCGCCGTCGGCGTGGCGCTGCTCTTTGTGCTGCACGCGCTCGGCGGTACGCTTCCCATCAGCGCCATGACGCTGCTCGGCTCGGCGCTTCTGGGGCTGCCGGGCATCGCGCTTCTTCTTCTGCTGCGGCTGATCTTTCATGTGTGA
- a CDS encoding P1 family peptidase — MGLDRASGIRIGRGTPGEKNLITDVPGVRVGHATIRDGAGVNTGVTAVLPHGGNLFRDKVMAACAVLNGFGKTMGLVQVEEMGTIETPILMTNTLSIGTAATALIEYMLRQNPDIGLETGTVNPLVCECNDGRLNDIRGLHVRAEHVVEALDAAAPMFEEGAVGAGTGMCCLGLKGGIGSASRVVTLDARTYTVGALVLSNFGEAGRLLINGRHVGEEIQAGQSAQGDRGSIIMLLATDIPLSERQLRRLCRRAGVGLARTGSYYGNGSGDIAIAFTTANRVPHYSESAFVPVTMMDDEHIDPVLDMSAEAVEEAIVSSLYHAQTTVGRDGTVQRGLREYLGQSAQSSL, encoded by the coding sequence ATGGGTCTTGACAGAGCATCCGGCATCCGAATCGGCAGGGGGACGCCCGGCGAAAAGAATCTGATCACCGATGTGCCGGGGGTCAGGGTGGGCCATGCGACCATCCGTGACGGCGCGGGCGTCAACACCGGCGTCACCGCCGTTTTGCCGCACGGGGGAAATCTCTTCCGCGACAAGGTGATGGCCGCCTGCGCCGTGCTCAACGGCTTCGGCAAGACCATGGGGCTGGTGCAGGTGGAGGAGATGGGCACCATTGAGACGCCCATTCTCATGACGAACACCCTGAGCATCGGCACCGCCGCGACCGCGCTGATCGAGTACATGCTTCGGCAGAACCCGGACATCGGCCTTGAGACCGGCACGGTGAACCCGCTGGTGTGCGAGTGCAACGACGGGCGGCTCAACGACATCCGCGGCCTGCACGTCAGAGCGGAGCACGTCGTAGAGGCGCTTGACGCCGCCGCGCCGATGTTCGAGGAGGGCGCGGTGGGCGCCGGTACGGGCATGTGCTGTCTGGGGCTCAAGGGCGGTATCGGCTCCGCCTCGCGGGTGGTCACGCTCGACGCGCGGACGTACACGGTGGGCGCGCTGGTGCTGAGCAATTTCGGCGAGGCCGGGCGTCTGCTCATCAACGGCCGCCATGTGGGCGAGGAGATTCAGGCCGGTCAGAGCGCGCAGGGCGACAGGGGCTCCATCATCATGCTGCTGGCCACGGACATTCCCCTCAGCGAGCGCCAGCTCCGGCGGCTGTGCCGCCGCGCCGGCGTGGGTCTCGCGCGAACCGGCTCCTACTACGGCAACGGCAGCGGCGACATCGCCATCGCGTTCACCACCGCAAACCGAGTGCCCCACTACAGCGAAAGCGCCTTTGTGCCGGTGACCATGATGGACGACGAGCACATCGACCCGGTGCTGGACATGAGCGCCGAGGCGGTGGAGGAGGCCATCGTCAGCTCGCTGTATCACGCGCAGACCACCGTCGGACGGGACGGAACCGTCCAGCGCGGCCTGCGCGAGTATCTGGGCCAGAGCGCACAGAGCAGTCTGTAG
- a CDS encoding HD domain-containing protein, with product MAISTLIARMISDAGGNRHDIEHFLKVYAYAKTIGECEELDRRTQEILEAAAVVHDIACPLCREKYGSTVGKYQEREGAPMAQALLRELGYDGDFAGRVAWLVGHHHTFQGVDGPDHQILLEADYLVNAGESSYSEGNIRHTLDAVFRTETGRALLRAIYLGASM from the coding sequence ATGGCAATTTCCACACTCATCGCGCGCATGATTTCCGACGCCGGCGGCAACCGGCACGACATCGAGCACTTTTTAAAGGTGTACGCCTATGCCAAAACCATCGGGGAGTGCGAGGAGCTCGACCGGCGTACGCAGGAAATTCTGGAGGCCGCGGCCGTTGTACACGACATTGCCTGCCCGCTCTGTCGCGAGAAGTATGGCAGCACAGTCGGCAAATACCAGGAGCGCGAGGGCGCGCCGATGGCACAGGCCCTGCTGCGGGAGCTCGGGTACGACGGGGACTTTGCCGGGCGGGTGGCCTGGCTGGTGGGCCATCACCACACCTTTCAAGGTGTTGACGGGCCCGACCACCAGATTCTGCTCGAGGCCGACTACCTCGTCAACGCCGGAGAGAGCAGCTACAGCGAGGGGAACATCCGCCACACACTCGATGCAGTCTTTCGCACCGAAACCGGTCGAGCTCTGCTTCGCGCCATCTATCTTGGCGCATCGATGTAA
- a CDS encoding DNA gyrase/topoisomerase IV subunit B, translating into MAKASAKNQYGNESISSLKGADRVRLRPGVIFGSDGLEGCEHSFFEILSNSIDEAREGYGDKIVITRFSDHSIEVEDFGRGVPVEYNPKEERYNWELVYCELYAGGKYNNNDAENYEYSLGLNGLGACATQYASEYMDVTVHRDGKVHRLHFERGENIGGLKSEPAARRQTGTVTRWKPDLEVFNDIAIPAEFFADVLKKQAVVNAGLRFVFRDQQPDGKFETTEYLYENGIVDYVAELAAGRAFTDIQSCACERRGRDRADKPEYKVKMQIAFCFCNENARAEYYHNSSFLEHGGSPDKAVRSAFVSSVDQLAKSLGKYTKNESKLTYQDVADSLLIVINSFSTQTSYENQTKKAINNKFIQECMTEFLKHQLEVYFIENPVEAGKIADQVLINKRSRESAEKTRINIKKKLSGNIDISNRVQKFVDCRTKDVTRRELYIVEGDSALGSCKMGRDAEFQAIMPVRGKILNCLKADFDKIFKSEIIVDLIKVLGCGVEVKTKSNKDFDFFDIDALRWDKVIICTDADVDGFQIRTLILTMLYRLVPSLIDKGKAFIAESPLFEMTMKGKSYFAYDEREKADFLAAHPKEKIHIARSKGLGENEPEMMWETTMNPETRRLIKVTPEDALRTAEVFELLLGDNLAGRKDYIAEYGAQYIELADIS; encoded by the coding sequence ATGGCAAAGGCCTCAGCGAAAAACCAATACGGCAACGAGAGCATCTCGTCGCTCAAGGGCGCCGACCGTGTGCGCCTGCGCCCGGGCGTCATCTTCGGCAGCGACGGGCTCGAGGGCTGCGAGCACTCGTTTTTTGAGATCCTCTCAAACTCCATCGACGAGGCGCGCGAGGGCTACGGCGACAAGATCGTCATCACCCGCTTTTCCGACCACAGCATCGAGGTCGAGGACTTCGGGCGCGGCGTGCCGGTCGAGTACAACCCGAAAGAGGAGCGCTACAACTGGGAGCTCGTCTACTGCGAGCTCTACGCCGGCGGCAAGTACAACAACAACGACGCCGAAAACTACGAGTACTCGCTCGGCCTCAACGGCCTGGGCGCCTGCGCCACGCAGTACGCGAGCGAATACATGGACGTGACCGTTCACCGCGACGGCAAGGTGCACCGGCTTCACTTTGAGCGCGGCGAGAACATCGGCGGGCTCAAAAGCGAGCCCGCCGCCCGCCGCCAGACCGGCACCGTCACCCGCTGGAAGCCCGACCTTGAGGTCTTCAACGACATTGCCATCCCCGCCGAATTCTTCGCCGATGTGCTCAAAAAGCAGGCGGTGGTAAACGCCGGGCTGCGCTTTGTCTTTCGCGACCAGCAGCCCGACGGCAAGTTTGAGACCACCGAGTACCTCTACGAGAACGGCATCGTCGACTACGTCGCCGAGCTCGCCGCGGGTCGGGCGTTCACCGACATTCAGAGCTGCGCGTGCGAGCGCCGCGGGCGCGACCGGGCGGACAAGCCCGAGTACAAGGTCAAGATGCAGATCGCGTTCTGCTTCTGCAACGAGAACGCCCGCGCCGAGTACTACCACAACTCGAGCTTCCTCGAGCACGGCGGCTCGCCCGACAAGGCGGTGCGAAGCGCGTTTGTCTCGTCGGTTGACCAGCTCGCAAAGAGCCTCGGCAAATACACCAAAAACGAGAGCAAGCTCACCTACCAGGATGTGGCCGACAGTCTGCTGATCGTCATCAACTCCTTTTCGACCCAGACCTCCTATGAGAACCAGACTAAAAAGGCCATCAACAACAAGTTCATTCAGGAGTGCATGACCGAATTCCTCAAGCACCAGCTCGAGGTCTACTTCATCGAGAACCCGGTCGAGGCGGGCAAGATCGCCGACCAGGTGCTCATCAACAAGCGCAGCCGCGAGTCGGCCGAGAAGACCCGCATCAACATCAAAAAGAAGCTCTCGGGCAACATCGACATCTCGAACCGCGTGCAGAAGTTCGTCGACTGCCGCACCAAGGACGTCACCCGCCGCGAGCTCTACATCGTCGAGGGCGACTCGGCGCTCGGCTCCTGCAAGATGGGGCGCGACGCCGAGTTTCAGGCCATCATGCCCGTGCGCGGCAAGATTTTAAACTGCCTCAAGGCCGACTTTGACAAGATCTTCAAAAGCGAGATCATCGTCGATCTGATCAAGGTGCTCGGCTGCGGGGTCGAGGTCAAGACCAAGAGCAATAAGGACTTTGACTTCTTCGACATCGACGCGCTGCGCTGGGACAAGGTCATCATCTGCACCGACGCCGACGTCGACGGCTTTCAGATTCGCACGCTGATTCTGACCATGCTCTACCGGCTCGTGCCGTCGCTCATCGACAAGGGCAAGGCCTTTATCGCCGAGTCGCCGCTGTTTGAGATGACCATGAAAGGCAAGAGCTACTTCGCCTATGACGAGCGCGAAAAGGCCGACTTTCTCGCCGCCCACCCGAAGGAGAAAATCCACATCGCGCGCTCAAAGGGGCTCGGCGAGAACGAGCCCGAGATGATGTGGGAGACCACCATGAACCCCGAGACCCGCCGGCTCATCAAGGTCACCCCCGAGGACGCCCTGCGCACGGCCGAGGTCTTTGAGCTGCTGCTCGGGGACAATCTCGCCGGCCGCAAGGACTACATTGCCGAATACGGCGCTCAGTACATTGAGCTCGCCGACATTTCCTAG
- a CDS encoding DNA gyrase/topoisomerase IV subunit A, whose amino-acid sequence MPYAMSVIISRAIPEIDGFKPSHRKLLYTMYKMGLITGNKTKSANVVGQTMKLNPHGDAAIYETMVRLTRGYEALLLPYVDSKGNFGRVYSRDMAYAASRYTEVKLEPVCAELFRSIDKDTVDMLDNYDNTQKEPALLPVTFPNILVAANQGIAVGMASNICSFNLGEVCDTAIEYIRDQNHPIETTLKAPDFRTGGSILYNAAEMRKIYETGRGSFKIRAKYGYDKKNNCIEITEIPYTTTVEAIIDKIVELVKSGRVREISDLRDETDLSGLKLTLDLKRGTDPDKLMAKLYKSTPLEDSFGCNFNVLIGQTPKVLGVREILEEWTAFRVECIRRELTYDIGRKKEKLHLLYGLKKILLDIDKAVAIVRNTEDEAEVVPNLMIGFGVDEVQGEYIAEIKLRNLNKEHVLKRIAEVSSLEDEIDDLEQTLSSGRRIKNIIIRDLTEIKKKYASPRRSDILYADEVVEYKEEEQIADYPVSVFVTNEGYFKKITPASLRMSSEHKLKEGDFILRTAELTNRCEMLVFTNLGQVYKTRLSDFEDTKASVLGDYLPSKLAMDEGERVVFTAFTTDYSGHMLFFFRNGKAAKIELASYQTKTNRKKLTGAYSTKSELAAVFQLAGESEFVLTSSNGKVLIVNSGAIAPKTTRETIGVAVMTLRQKCWLYRAEPMDEALFVKSDRYRTKNLPAAGSFLNDADKALRQQHDQMGLLQE is encoded by the coding sequence ATGCCCTACGCCATGAGCGTTATCATCTCGCGCGCCATCCCCGAGATCGACGGCTTCAAGCCCTCGCACCGAAAGCTCCTGTACACCATGTACAAGATGGGGCTCATCACCGGCAACAAGACAAAGTCGGCAAACGTCGTCGGCCAGACCATGAAATTAAACCCCCACGGCGACGCCGCCATCTATGAGACGATGGTGCGCTTAACGCGCGGCTACGAGGCGCTGCTTCTGCCCTATGTCGACTCAAAGGGCAACTTCGGGCGGGTCTACTCGCGTGACATGGCCTATGCCGCGTCGCGCTACACCGAGGTCAAGCTCGAGCCGGTCTGTGCCGAGCTCTTTCGCAGCATCGACAAGGACACCGTCGACATGCTCGACAACTACGACAACACCCAAAAGGAGCCGGCGCTGCTGCCGGTGACTTTCCCGAATATCCTCGTCGCGGCCAATCAGGGCATCGCCGTCGGCATGGCGAGCAACATCTGCTCGTTCAACCTCGGCGAGGTCTGCGACACCGCCATCGAGTACATCCGCGATCAGAACCACCCCATCGAGACCACCCTCAAGGCGCCGGACTTCCGCACCGGCGGCAGCATTCTCTACAACGCCGCCGAGATGCGCAAAATCTACGAGACCGGCCGCGGGTCGTTCAAGATCCGCGCGAAGTACGGCTACGACAAGAAGAACAACTGCATCGAGATCACCGAGATCCCCTACACCACCACGGTCGAGGCCATCATCGACAAGATCGTGGAGCTTGTCAAGTCCGGCCGAGTGCGCGAGATCTCCGATCTGCGCGACGAGACCGACCTGTCGGGGCTGAAGCTGACGCTCGATCTCAAGCGCGGCACCGACCCCGACAAGCTCATGGCAAAGCTCTACAAGTCGACCCCGCTCGAGGATTCGTTCGGCTGCAACTTCAACGTGCTCATCGGCCAGACGCCGAAAGTGCTCGGCGTGCGCGAGATCCTCGAGGAGTGGACGGCCTTTCGCGTCGAGTGCATCCGCCGCGAGCTCACCTACGACATCGGCCGCAAAAAGGAGAAGCTCCACCTGCTCTACGGCCTGAAGAAAATCCTGCTCGACATCGACAAGGCGGTCGCCATCGTGCGCAACACCGAGGACGAGGCCGAGGTCGTGCCGAACCTGATGATCGGCTTCGGCGTCGACGAGGTGCAGGGCGAGTACATCGCCGAGATCAAGCTGCGAAACCTCAACAAGGAGCATGTCTTAAAGCGCATCGCCGAGGTCTCGTCGCTCGAGGACGAGATCGACGATCTCGAGCAGACCCTCTCGAGCGGCCGGCGCATCAAAAACATCATCATCAGGGACCTCACCGAGATCAAAAAGAAGTATGCGTCGCCCCGGCGCAGCGACATCCTCTACGCCGACGAAGTTGTCGAGTACAAGGAGGAGGAGCAGATCGCCGACTACCCCGTGAGCGTCTTTGTCACAAACGAGGGCTACTTCAAGAAGATCACACCCGCGAGCCTGCGCATGAGCAGCGAGCACAAGCTCAAGGAGGGCGACTTCATCCTGCGCACCGCAGAGCTGACAAACCGCTGCGAGATGCTGGTCTTTACAAACCTCGGCCAGGTCTATAAGACCCGCCTGTCCGACTTTGAGGACACCAAGGCGAGCGTGCTCGGCGACTATCTGCCCTCGAAGCTCGCCATGGACGAGGGCGAGCGCGTGGTCTTCACCGCATTCACCACCGACTACAGCGGCCACATGCTCTTCTTCTTCCGAAACGGAAAGGCCGCCAAGATCGAGCTTGCGAGCTACCAGACCAAGACCAACCGCAAAAAACTCACCGGCGCCTACTCCACGAAGAGCGAGCTCGCCGCCGTCTTTCAGCTCGCCGGCGAGAGCGAGTTTGTGCTCACCTCGTCAAACGGCAAGGTGCTCATCGTGAACTCCGGCGCCATCGCGCCGAAGACCACCCGCGAGACCATCGGCGTCGCGGTGATGACCCTGCGCCAGAAGTGCTGGCTCTACCGCGCCGAGCCGATGGACGAGGCGCTCTTTGTCAAGTCGGACCGCTACCGCACGAAGAATCTCCCCGCCGCGGGCAGCTTTTTAAACGACGCCGACAAGGCGCTGCGCCAGCAGCACGACCAGATGGGACTGCTGCAGGAGTGA
- a CDS encoding zinc ribbon domain-containing protein encodes MFCTFCGHEVEDGSEFCYFCGEELAPVSSSEPVPYAWEQSPREEPTTPQWNPLRVALPKRETPGMKWYWFYTAVRLPLSMLSLLVGLIALLDEYNVYRLALPQLWKWYLVLYAVQFAAFAVLLVNMVRRAPGVVRTFCICSIGVAVVGSLLNAAVVWAMLGFWPLQGRELLEWLISLLIELTTLYYLKKRAGFFAAREEQEEEL; translated from the coding sequence ATGTTTTGTACTTTCTGTGGCCACGAGGTGGAAGACGGTTCGGAGTTCTGCTACTTCTGCGGCGAAGAGCTCGCGCCGGTTTCGAGCAGCGAGCCGGTCCCGTATGCGTGGGAGCAGTCCCCGCGGGAGGAGCCGACCACCCCGCAGTGGAATCCGCTGCGCGTGGCGCTGCCGAAGCGGGAGACGCCCGGCATGAAGTGGTACTGGTTTTACACCGCCGTGCGGCTGCCGCTGAGCATGCTCAGCCTCCTGGTGGGCCTTATCGCGCTGCTGGATGAGTACAATGTCTACCGCCTTGCGCTGCCGCAGCTCTGGAAGTGGTATCTGGTGCTGTACGCGGTGCAGTTTGCGGCGTTTGCCGTGCTGCTGGTGAATATGGTGCGCCGCGCGCCGGGCGTTGTGCGGACGTTTTGCATCTGTTCGATCGGCGTGGCTGTGGTAGGCAGTCTGCTCAACGCTGCGGTGGTGTGGGCCATGCTCGGCTTCTGGCCGCTTCAGGGCCGGGAACTGCTCGAGTGGCTGATCTCACTGCTGATTGAACTGACCACGCTCTACTATCTGAAAAAGCGCGCCGGCTTCTTTGCGGCGCGCGAAGAGCAAGAGGAGGAATTGTGA
- a CDS encoding zinc ribbon domain-containing protein, with amino-acid sequence MYCRKCGAELPEGSAFCHLCGTQTVPVPAAQGDTAKSGSGIVVNQNFDVNAAGAAQREQERDIEIARQQAGELKTRVKQWAGAEVPPQESGPEFSGESAAPPRRESERPSGGIVINQNFDRNAAQSAQDNPGESAQDQEPELGFVWYRIFQVLLALWALNNFTATGTALALSARGAGAYAFTSIAIAIFSTVLFVQLLKYKLAAIRTLTVFCVVTPVLGFFAAAQAERFFASLGPLLVMVPTIFYLKNREDYLD; translated from the coding sequence ATGTACTGCCGCAAATGCGGGGCCGAGTTGCCCGAGGGCTCGGCGTTCTGCCACCTCTGCGGAACGCAGACCGTGCCTGTTCCCGCTGCGCAGGGAGACACCGCGAAATCCGGGTCGGGCATTGTCGTAAACCAGAACTTCGATGTGAACGCCGCCGGGGCGGCGCAGCGCGAGCAGGAGAGGGACATCGAGATCGCCCGGCAGCAGGCCGGGGAGCTGAAAACCCGCGTGAAGCAGTGGGCCGGGGCGGAGGTGCCGCCGCAGGAGAGCGGCCCCGAATTCTCCGGCGAGTCTGCCGCGCCGCCGCGCCGCGAGAGCGAAAGACCGTCGGGCGGCATTGTGATAAACCAGAACTTTGACAGAAACGCCGCGCAGAGCGCGCAGGATAATCCCGGAGAGAGCGCGCAGGATCAGGAGCCGGAACTCGGCTTTGTCTGGTATCGTATCTTTCAGGTTCTTCTGGCGCTGTGGGCGCTCAACAATTTTACCGCTACGGGCACGGCTCTCGCCCTCTCAGCGAGAGGGGCCGGAGCATACGCGTTCACCTCGATTGCCATTGCGATTTTCTCGACCGTGCTCTTCGTTCAGCTTTTGAAGTACAAGCTCGCCGCAATCAGGACGCTCACCGTATTCTGCGTTGTGACCCCGGTGCTTGGTTTCTTCGCCGCCGCTCAGGCGGAGCGTTTTTTCGCATCGCTGGGCCCGCTGCTCGTCATGGTTCCGACGATTTTCTATCTGAAAAATCGCGAGGATTATCTGGATTGA
- a CDS encoding zinc ribbon domain-containing protein — MYCRKCGAELPGDSVFCHLCGAQTVPVPAAQGDTAKKPGSGIVVNQNFDVNAAGTAQQEQERDIEIARQQAGELKTRLKQWAGAEAPPQESEPESSGESAAPPRCESERPSGGIVVNECFDVTAAQSAQESLEEGTQDKSPGFIWYHVFQVLLVLWILESLTGLMMVSQYSYLSGTDNYLFLSVVDLVFQITIFVQLLKYREAVIKTLIIYSALIFLFGLFGQGLIGALIPMIYLIPTIIYLKKREDYLD, encoded by the coding sequence ATGTACTGTCGCAAATGCGGAGCCGAGCTGCCCGGGGACTCTGTGTTCTGCCATCTCTGCGGAGCGCAGACCGTACCCGTTCCCGCTGCGCAGGGGGACACCGCGAAAAAGCCCGGTTCGGGTATTGTCGTAAACCAGAACTTCGATGTGAACGCCGCCGGGACGGCGCAGCAGGAGCAGGAGAGGGACATCGAGATCGCCCGGCAGCAGGCCGGGGAGCTGAAAACCCGTCTGAAGCAGTGGGCCGGGGCGGAGGCGCCGCCGCAGGAGAGCGAACCCGAGTCCTCCGGCGAGTCTGCCGCGCCGCCGCGCTGCGAGAGCGAAAGGCCGTCGGGCGGCATTGTTGTCAACGAATGCTTTGACGTGACCGCCGCCCAGAGCGCGCAGGAGAGCCTTGAGGAGGGAACGCAGGATAAATCGCCAGGTTTCATCTGGTATCATGTCTTTCAGGTTCTTCTGGTGCTGTGGATTTTAGAAAGCCTGACAGGTCTGATGATGGTCTCACAGTATTCGTACTTGTCCGGCACGGACAATTATCTGTTTTTATCTGTTGTCGATCTGGTTTTTCAAATTACGATCTTCGTTCAGCTTTTGAAGTATCGGGAGGCTGTAATCAAGACGCTGATCATCTACAGTGCGCTGATATTCCTGTTCGGACTTTTTGGGCAGGGCCTTATCGGAGCTCTGATTCCGATGATCTATCTGATACCGACGATCATCTACCTAAAAAAGAGAGAGGACTATCTGGATTGA